The Synechococcus sp. UW69 DNA segment GCGGCAGATTCGTTGTCACCACAGACCAGTCGGCCGTGTGCAGCAACCAATGCAGCAGCGACCAGCCGGCCCAACCGAGCAGCGCCACCAGGAGGAGGGTGATCGAGCGATCCAACCAACGGTTCATCAGCGGCTCCTGTTCAAACGGCCCAGCACCGCACTGTTGAAGGCGGCCATGCCACCGCTGATCAGCAAATTCAGCAGCAGAAAGCTGAGCAACAGAAGCAGGAATCCTTCAATCGCGCGGCCGGTTTGCGTGATGGTGGTGTCACTTACGGCGTAGAGATCGGCATAACCCACCGCAATCGCCAACGTGCTGTTCTTGGCAAGATTGAGGTACTGGCTCGTCAGCGCAGGAAGAATCGCCGGTAGCGCCTGGGGCAGCACAATGCGACGCAACCCGAGACCTTCTCCGAGTCCAAGACTGCGGAAGGCCTCCCATTGGCCCCTTGACACTGCATTGATGCCACCGCGCACAATCTCGGCAATCGATGCACCGGTAAATACGGTGAGTCCGACGAGAACAGCGCAAAATTCAACGCTGAGATTCAATCCCAACAACTGAATGCCCTGATTCGAGAGCCTGATCAAGCCACCGATCGGTGCTGCAGGAAGACCGAGGAAGGCAACGAAATACCAGAACAGCAACTGCAGGAGCAGGGGAACCTGACGAATCAGCGCCACGTACCCCCCGGCCAGGCTGCGAAGCAGACGGTTGCCGCTGCTGCGGGCTGCACCTGCAGCCACACCCAAGATGGTGGCCAGCACAAGACCAGCCACGATCACCTTGAGGCTGTTGAGCCAACCGATGGTCAGCGCCCAGAGATAGCTGTCGGATGGGGCATAAGGGAGAGCGGTTTCCGCCAGAGCGAAGCCTGCCGGTCGGCCAAGCCAGCCAAAACCCAGCCCCAGCCCCGTACGGATCAAATTGACGGCCAGATTATTGACCAACAGGGCCAGCAAGCCGAACAGAACCCCGGCAACACCAACCTGAAGCAGAAGACGACGATGCCGCATCAGGTGAAGGGTGGAGCAATCATCAAACCACCCTCACCGGCAAGGCGATTGGCACCCCTTGGGATGGCCACCGCACTCTCCGGACCCAGATGGCGGTTGTAGATCTCGCCGTAATTACCGGTCGAACGAATCACCTGAACGACAAAGTCATCGGGGAGCCCGAGTTTGCGACCCAGGCCTGCATCCACACCCAGGAATCGCCGCAGAGCCGTCTGGGAAGGGTCGGCTTCAACTTGCTGCACCAAGGCGTCGACATTGGCCTGAGTGATGCCCCGCTCCTCCGCCTCGATCAGGGCATAGACCACCCATGCCATGGCATCGCCCAAGGGCTGATCACCACCAACCACGGCCGGAGCCAAAGGCTCTTTGCTGATCCTGTCGTCGAGAATTAAATGCTGCTGTGGATCGCTGAAGCCAGAACGTGCAGCCGCCAGTTGAGACCGATCCGAAGTCATGGCTTCACATCGCCCCTGGAGGTAGCCACCGACCACCTGATTGAGATCCTGATATTTAATCGGGGTGTAAGGCAGCTCTTGAGACGCGAAGGCGTCGTTGAGGTTCTGTTCGGTGGTGGTGCCTGATCCCACGCAAATGGATTTGCCGCTCAAATCAGCCAGAGAGCGCACTCCGCTGGCTGCATTCACCATCAATCCCTGGCCATCGTGGAACACCACTGGAGCAAAGCGCAGACCGTTCCCGCCCACCGCATCGCGACTGAGGGTATGGGTCGTGTTGCGGGATAACAGATCAATCTCTCCCGATCGCAATGCAGTGAATCGCTCTGGAGCGGTCAAAGGCCGGTATTGAACCTTCTCAGCGTCCCCCACAAAAGCAGCTGCCATGGCACGGCAGACATCGACATCCAATCCGGTGTAACGCCCATCAGGACTAAGAAAACTGAAACCTGGAATTTTGCCGCTCACCCCGCAGAGCAACTCGCCTCGCGCTTTAACGAGATCCAGGCGCGAACCACCCGCACTATCCAGTGAGGCGCAAGAGCTGAGCAGGGCAGACAGACCTGCCAATGCAGCGATCAGAGCACGCGAATGGGATCGGAACATCAGCGTTGGTACGGATCGGGTGGGATTGTCCCAGATCCCGGGCAAATCGATTGGAACCGACTTAATTTCGCCTTAATTAAATTCACCGCAATGAAAGTCTTGGCCGGGCTTTTGGCCGGACTGATCGCTGGAACCACTGCCCCCGCTGCTCTCTCGTGGGAGGGCAGCGATCGGGGGGCTTACAACAACAAAATGGCTCTGTTGGGGGTTCTTTTAGAGAGTGCTCAGCAACGCGCTGGTGGTGACCTTCAGACGCTTTGCCTGTTGTTGAGCATCAGCAACGACGTCACCGAAAGGTACGTGGAGACCAACCCTGAAGATGCGCAGGTTCAGCAACGCCTCCTGGCCATGCACCAAGACCTCAGTGTCTGTCTCGCCACGATGGGGGCTCCCAATTCAGCCTCAAGATTCTGAAATCAAAGCTCAAGATCAGGCATGCGCTGATTCCTGCCCCCCAATCCGCTCGAACAGATCAAGGCTTTCTTCGTTGAGGCCTACAACGCTGACGACCGAACCACCGTTGCGATATTTGCGGATGACCTGATCCAGTGCAGCCACGCCGCTCTGGTCCCAGATATGGGCCTTGGACAGATCAAGAGTGATGCGCTCGGGATGGTCGTGAAGATCAAATGCCTGAAGGAAGTAGACCTTGCTCACAAAAAACAGCTGCCCCTCAACCCGGTACAGACGCTCCTGATCACTGATCTCGATGGTCTCCACCTGAATCACCTTGGCAACTTTGCGACTGAACAGAATTCCTGCCAAAGCCACGCCAGCCAAAACACCAAGGGCGAGGTTGTGAGGGGTCGTGAGCATGGTGACGGCGAAGGTCATCAGCATCACCGACGTGTCGCTCTTCGGAATGCGACGCAAGTTGAGGAGGCCATTGATGTCAGCCGTGCTGACGGCAATGCTGATCATCACGGCCACCAAAGCCGCCATCGGAATTTGCTTCAGCCAAGGTCCAGCCAGAAGGATCATCGCCA contains these protein-coding regions:
- a CDS encoding ABC transporter permease subunit (The N-terminal region of this protein, as described by TIGR01726, is a three transmembrane segment that identifies a subfamily of ABC transporter permease subunits, which specificities that include histidine, arginine, glutamine, glutamate, L-cystine (sic), the opines (in Agrobacterium) octopine and nopaline, etc.); this translates as MRHRRLLLQVGVAGVLFGLLALLVNNLAVNLIRTGLGLGFGWLGRPAGFALAETALPYAPSDSYLWALTIGWLNSLKVIVAGLVLATILGVAAGAARSSGNRLLRSLAGGYVALIRQVPLLLQLLFWYFVAFLGLPAAPIGGLIRLSNQGIQLLGLNLSVEFCAVLVGLTVFTGASIAEIVRGGINAVSRGQWEAFRSLGLGEGLGLRRIVLPQALPAILPALTSQYLNLAKNSTLAIAVGYADLYAVSDTTITQTGRAIEGFLLLLLSFLLLNLLISGGMAAFNSAVLGRLNRSR
- a CDS encoding amino acid ABC transporter substrate-binding protein, with the translated sequence MFRSHSRALIAALAGLSALLSSCASLDSAGGSRLDLVKARGELLCGVSGKIPGFSFLSPDGRYTGLDVDVCRAMAAAFVGDAEKVQYRPLTAPERFTALRSGEIDLLSRNTTHTLSRDAVGGNGLRFAPVVFHDGQGLMVNAASGVRSLADLSGKSICVGSGTTTEQNLNDAFASQELPYTPIKYQDLNQVVGGYLQGRCEAMTSDRSQLAAARSGFSDPQQHLILDDRISKEPLAPAVVGGDQPLGDAMAWVVYALIEAEERGITQANVDALVQQVEADPSQTALRRFLGVDAGLGRKLGLPDDFVVQVIRSTGNYGEIYNRHLGPESAVAIPRGANRLAGEGGLMIAPPFT